The Halobacillus ihumii genomic sequence GCTTGAGGCACTATTATATTAGATCAGGAGGAAAACGATGTATAAGGAAAAAGCCTGGGTCCACATTCGCGATAGTTTTTGGTTTCTGCCCACGATATATAGTATGGTATCCATCATATGTGTAACGTTAGTAACGATGATTGATTTATGGATCATCCCTAAGGTGAAAGAAGGCGTGCCCAGTATTCTGCTCATGAATACAAGTACAGCCCAGACTTTGTATGGCTCGCTGATTACATCGATTTTGACTATGACGACGATTAGTTTTTCTACGATCATGGTGGTCTTAACAACTTATTCAACCCAGTTCTCCCCGCGTACCTTGCAGGATTTTATGAAAAGCAGAGTGACCCAGCATGTACTTGGTGTCTTCTCATTCGGGTTTATTTTTGTGATCATCAATTTACTTCTCATGGGCGGAGAACAGAGCAAAGCGCTGATAAGCCCATTTCTAACCGTTGTCGTATCAATTGTTTGTCTTGGTTTTTTTATAGTATTTATTCATCATTCTTCAAGGTTTGTTCAGGTTAATAACCTAATAGGCAAGATCCGGTTAAGCACCTCTAAAGTAATAAAGAAAACATTCCAGGACAAAGATATTCATGAAGCTAGTGAATGGAACGAACAAAAAATTGCAGAGAGAAAGGAAACTGAGAAAAAAACGATATATGCCAGAGAATCAGGCTATGCACAAGCTGTGCAAATCTCGTCCTTAGTTGAATGGGCTAGTAAAAGAGATGCTCTTCTTGAAGCAAATTTTTATATAGGGAGTTATATTCAGAAGGGGATGCCTGTATATTCATGTTGGGGTAATATAGAAGATCAAGAAGAATTAGATAGCTGTAACGAGTTTTTGCTTATCGGAAATGAGAGAACAGACCTTCAGGATATAGAGTTTTCCATACAAAAACTGGTTGAAATTGCGGTCAAGGCCATATCACCTGCCGTCAATGACCCACATACCGCTGTGAACTGTATCAATCGTATAGGTTCGTTGTTAGCTGAACTAGGTACCGTGTACAAGCCAATTCGTTATTATGGAGACGAAGAACAGGTGTTACGATTAATAATGGAGCCTCTTTCGTTTGAACAATATCTTTATAAAAGCTTTTATCAACTACGTATTTATGGCAGCAAAGATATTTCCGTCATGAACGGGGTATTGGAAGCATTATTTAAAGTGGCGACGGTTAATGGGGAAACTGTTAAAAGGGATGTCTGGAAATTTGGGTTATACATTATAAGAGCGGTGGATGTAAAAGAACTTGATGAGCTGGATTATGAGCAATTCGCCTATTTTGCAGAAAGGCTGGCTGCCTCCTGTAATATGTCTTCCCCCCTCGAAAGGTAAGGGGGTATATAGCTTGTTATAGTTATTCAGGAGAAACAAATATCAGGGCTGTCCACGGCATCTAATCGAGTTGAGTAAGAATGAGCGAATAACAGGACATGGGAAGTTAAATCACGTATGATGTAGTTAGATTTTTAAATAAAGGGGAAATATCACATGGAGTCTATTCAAACTAAGGAAAATTTTCAAAACTTAATTGAAAGGGAACAGCCTGTTATCGTTAAGTTTCAAGCAGATTGGTGTCCAGATTGCCGTCGGATGGACCTTTTTATTAATGATATTGTAAACGAATTTAATGACTATAAGTGGTATGATGTGAATAGAGACGAACTACCGGAGATTGCTGAAAAATATGAAGTCATGGGCATTCCTAGTCTTCTAATTTTTCAGGATGGTAAGAAAACAGCTCATTTACACAGTGCAGATGCAAAGACTCCTGAAGAAGTTGAGGAGTTCTTACAGCGCAGCTTGTAGGTAGAGTCTCCACATGGTAATTCCATGTGGGTTTCTTTTATATGAGATTGGGATTCCTGGATTCTTATAGTCAGGGCACTGTTCTGCCGTGAGCTTGTTTGCTGAATGAAGGGGGAATTGGTATGACAAGACGATTATTACTGGTGGGGGCTGGCCACGCTCATATAGAGGTGCTTCGTTCTATGAAAGAACAGCCGATCCAACATGTAGACGTATGTCTGATTTCGCCTTCTGAGCATTTTTATTATTCGGGTATGATCTCGGGTTATGTTGAGGGGATCTACTCCCTTGAAGAGGTTCGGGTTGATGTGAAGAGATTAGCCCATGAGGCAGGGGTCCATTTTATCAGAAAAAGAGCTTCACGTGTCTATCCGAATTTTAAAAAGCTTTTTTGTCAAGGAGGCGCGGTTTATCCGTTTGATTTGATCAGCTTTGACATTGGCGCTAAAAGCCAGCCAGGTCAATTAGTCCCTTCCCCTGAGTATAGTCATATGAACG encodes the following:
- a CDS encoding DUF2254 domain-containing protein produces the protein MYKEKAWVHIRDSFWFLPTIYSMVSIICVTLVTMIDLWIIPKVKEGVPSILLMNTSTAQTLYGSLITSILTMTTISFSTIMVVLTTYSTQFSPRTLQDFMKSRVTQHVLGVFSFGFIFVIINLLLMGGEQSKALISPFLTVVVSIVCLGFFIVFIHHSSRFVQVNNLIGKIRLSTSKVIKKTFQDKDIHEASEWNEQKIAERKETEKKTIYARESGYAQAVQISSLVEWASKRDALLEANFYIGSYIQKGMPVYSCWGNIEDQEELDSCNEFLLIGNERTDLQDIEFSIQKLVEIAVKAISPAVNDPHTAVNCINRIGSLLAELGTVYKPIRYYGDEEQVLRLIMEPLSFEQYLYKSFYQLRIYGSKDISVMNGVLEALFKVATVNGETVKRDVWKFGLYIIRAVDVKELDELDYEQFAYFAERLAASCNMSSPLER
- a CDS encoding thioredoxin family protein encodes the protein MESIQTKENFQNLIEREQPVIVKFQADWCPDCRRMDLFINDIVNEFNDYKWYDVNRDELPEIAEKYEVMGIPSLLIFQDGKKTAHLHSADAKTPEEVEEFLQRSL